In Vitis vinifera cultivar Pinot Noir 40024 chromosome 11, ASM3070453v1, a genomic segment contains:
- the LOC132254652 gene encoding accelerated cell death 11-like, with protein MEGKREKLLTRIADTTKELADCVNSSTPRLEVHRLVHGCRVGYLFIGYFGPPFKFAQMELSSKVNDLKNGARPDDTLETMIDREIEQQCAKKPYSGSRSLIRVKRSINMLKVMFEEMLSSGENSIKGAVSKSYEQSFAAYHGWASRTAVSASLPALPTRAKLMKKLRENEVSMTTKMQSFVDSSALLVQYIDSLFHSRELAEELLELI; from the exons ATGGAGGGGAAAAGAGAGAAGCTGCTTACAAGGATTGCAGACACCACGAAAGAGTTGGCAGATTGTGTGAATTCTTCAACACCAAGACTTGAGGTCCATCGTCTTGTTCACGGATGTCGTGTTGGCTACCTTTTCATTGGCTACTTCGGCCCTCCTTTCAAGTTTGCTCAGATGGAATTGTCATCCAAG GTTAATGATCTTAAGAACGGAGCAAGGCCAGATGATACACTAGAAACTATGATTGATCGAGAAATTGAACAGCAGTGTGCTAAGAAGCCTTATAGCGGCTCAAGAAGCTTGATCAGAGTGAAGCGTTCAATCAACATGCTGAAGGTGATGTTTGAGGAAATGCTAAGTAGTGG AGAAAACTCCATTAAAGGTGCGGTTTCAAAGTCATACGAGCAGTCCTTTGCTGCATACCATGGATGGGCTTCCAGAACTGCCGTCTCTGCTTCGCTGCCTGCTCTTCCTACAAGGGCCAAGCTTATGAAGAAGTTGCGTGAAAATG AGGTCTCGATGACTACTAAGATGCAAAGCTTTGTTGATTCATCAGCTTTATTAGTGCAGTACATCGACAGTTTGTTTCATTCAAGAGAACTGGCAGAAGAGTTGCTTGAATTGATTTGA